In the Setaria italica strain Yugu1 chromosome VI, Setaria_italica_v2.0, whole genome shotgun sequence genome, one interval contains:
- the LOC101767767 gene encoding cytochrome P450 99A2: protein MELSAATLIFLSLISLPILATLLSRNSAPSPKRRRPPGPRNLPLIGSLLHFLKSHPHVALRDLAKKHGPVMFLRIGQIDTVVISSPAAAQEVLREKDVNFASRPSLVVSEIFGYGNLDIFFSPYGPYWRTLRKLCTVELLSGKMVRQLAPVRDDETLSLVRKIQVAGNGGEPVNLARLLLSCSNSIVAKASFGQACSSELQEQFLSAVDVAFKIGGGFSIGDLFPSLWFIDAFTGLRRRVRRAHRQMDTFLEKIIAQSEAQRGDSLVGVLLRIRDEGELEFPIDTTNIKAILLDMFAGGTETVSTAAEWVMSDLMRNPEVMAKAQAEVRRVFDNKCPQDHEGKMDELHYTKMVIKESMRLNPVAPLLLPHLCQETCDISGFEVIKGTRVMVNTWAMARSPEYWHDPEKFKPERFEDDMIDYKGSRFEYLPFGTGRRKCPGDTFGLNVLELIVARLLYYIDWSLPGGMRPDELNTDILVGATVKRKNQLHLVASPYKVVPVKS, encoded by the exons ATGGAGCTAAGTGCAGCAACTCTTATCTTCCTCTCCCTCATCTCCCTGCCAATTTTGGCTACCTTGCTCAGCCGCAACTCCGCGCCAAGCCCCAAGAGGAGGCGGCCTCCAGGCCCAAGGAACCTCCCCTTGATTGGAagcctcctccacttcctcaagtCACATCCGCATGTTGCTCTCCGGGACCTGGCCAAGAAGCATGGCCCCGTGATGTTCCTCCGGATCGGCCAGATCGACACTGTCGTGAtatcctcgccggcggcagcgcaggAGGTGCTCCGGGAAAAGGATGTCAACTTCGCGTCACGGCCGAGCCTTGTGGTCTCGGAGATCTTCGGCTATGGTAATCTCGATATTTTCTTTTCGCCCTACGGCCCGTATTGGCGGACTCTGCGCAAGCTCTGCACGGTGGAGCTCCTCAGTGGCAAAATGGTGCGGCAGCTCGCACCCGTCAGGGATGACGAGACCTTGTCCCTCGTTAGGAAGATCCAAGTTGCTGGCAATGGCGGTGAGCCTGTCAATCTCGCCAGGCTGCTCTTATCCTGCTCGAACTCGATCGTAGCAAAGGCATCATTCGGCCAGGCCTGCAGCAGCGAGCTCCAGGAGCAGTTCCTGTCGGCGGTTGATGTGGCGTTCAAGATCGGCGGAGGCTTCAGCATCGGGGACCTATTCCCATCGCTGTGGTTCATTGATGCCTTCACTGGGTTGAGGCGAAGGGTGCGGCGAGCACACAGGCAGATGGACACGTTCTTAGAAAAGATCATAGCTCAAAGTGAGGCGCAGCGAGGTGATTCTCTTGTGGGAGTCCTCCTCCGGATAAGGGACGAGGGGGAGCTTGAATTCCCCATCGACACAACAAATATCAAGGCCATTTTACTG GATATGTTCGCTGGAGGGACGGAGACGGTGTCGACAGCTGCAGAGTGGGTCATGTCTGATCTCATGAGGAACCCGGAGGTAATGGCCAAGGCACAGGCCGAGGTGCGACGAGTATTCGACAACAAGTGCCCACAGGACCATGAGGGCAAGATGGATGAGCTACACTACACTAAGATGGTGATCAAGGAGAGCATGAGGCTGAACCCAGTGGCGCCTCTGCTCCTCCCCCATCTTTGTCAAGAGACATGCGACATTAGTGGGTTCGAGGTCATTAAGGGTACCAGGGTCATGGTCAATACTTGGGCTATGGCAAGGAGCCCTGAGTATTGGCATGACCCGGAGAAGTTCAAACCGGAAAGGTTTGAGGATGACATGATTGACTACAAAGGTTCTCGGTTTGAGTACTTGCCATTTGGGACCGGGAGGAGAAAGTGCCCCGGTGATACCTTTGGGCTGAATGTGCTGGAGCTTATTGTTGCACGCCTTCTCTACTACATCGACTGGAGCCTCCCAGGTGGAATGCGGCCTGATGAGCTTAACACGGACATACTTGTTGGTGCAACAGTCAAAAGAAAGAACCAGCTGCACTTGGTGGCGTCACCATACAAGGTTGTTCCCGTGAAAAGCTGA